From the genome of Geobacter sp. SVR, one region includes:
- the rsmG gene encoding 16S rRNA (guanine(527)-N(7))-methyltransferase RsmG: MLRQGSRDSGVELSEAMVASFELFATELKTWNRKINLTAITRDEDIAVKHFMDSLYPAQLLDGAERLLDIGSGAGMPAIPLKIVLPGLRVVSVDAVGKKIHFQRHMARLLQFKQFEALHARVETLHATRPGAFDVIISRAFSSLTTFVSLAGPLLADNGRMVAMKGAAAAEELSSEGDRLQQLGYQISAEHNYELPFGSGKRCLIVITPFKSP, translated from the coding sequence ATGCTCAGACAAGGCAGCCGGGATTCAGGAGTGGAGCTCAGTGAAGCAATGGTTGCATCATTCGAATTGTTTGCGACCGAGCTGAAGACCTGGAATCGCAAGATCAATCTCACGGCCATTACCCGCGATGAGGATATCGCGGTAAAACATTTCATGGATTCCCTTTATCCGGCGCAACTGCTCGATGGTGCAGAGAGGTTGTTGGATATCGGCTCCGGAGCGGGAATGCCGGCAATACCCTTGAAAATTGTGCTGCCTGGATTGCGGGTTGTTTCTGTGGATGCGGTGGGCAAGAAAATCCACTTTCAGCGGCACATGGCCCGCCTGCTGCAATTCAAACAATTCGAGGCGCTGCATGCGCGGGTCGAGACGCTTCATGCAACGCGCCCCGGTGCTTTTGATGTCATCATCTCACGGGCGTTTTCCAGTCTGACGACCTTCGTTTCCCTGGCAGGACCATTACTGGCAGATAATGGTCGCATGGTTGCCATGAAGGGAGCGGCTGCCGCCGAGGAGTTGTCCAGTGAGGGAGACCGTCTGCAGCAACTCGGCTATCAAATTAGCGCGGAGCACAACTACGAACTGCCGTTTGGGAGCGGAAAACGCTGTCTGATAGTAATCACACCCTTCAAATCCCCATGA
- the mnmE gene encoding tRNA uridine-5-carboxymethylaminomethyl(34) synthesis GTPase MnmE: protein MYIRDTIAAVATPPGNGGIGIVRVSGPEAAVIGEKIFKRANNGGLISHRFSFGTIRDPWSGETVDEAMAVLMKAPRSYTCEDVLELHCHGGVLVVEQVLSLCLQHGARLAEPGEFTRRAFLNGRIDLAQAEAVMDIIGSQTEAALQQAQRQREGLLSQRIEDVRSHLLKALALVEAYIDFPEDDLGDTDLNGITAEVSHAASLVDTLLSGFDEGRRLREGIAVLIIGKPNAGKSSLLNRLLNENRAIVTHLPGTTRDIIEESINLGGLPVRLLDTAGIRHTDCLVEQEGIARALEKIPQADLVLFVLDASDSFGPEDQLIREALADARTVVVLNKSDLPSQMVLPADLAAGEHVAISSRTGEGVDALRELVRSSFLRSSVDNREFIAISRARHRDALVSASRTLQSVLTGFAMGVELELAAVDLREALTAVGSVTGHVTNDDVLDVVFSSFCIGK, encoded by the coding sequence ATGTATATCCGCGATACGATAGCGGCCGTCGCCACCCCCCCGGGAAACGGGGGGATCGGCATAGTCCGCGTGAGCGGTCCCGAAGCCGCTGTTATCGGCGAAAAGATCTTCAAACGAGCGAATAACGGTGGCCTGATCAGCCACCGTTTTTCTTTTGGGACCATTCGTGATCCTTGGTCCGGGGAAACGGTCGACGAGGCCATGGCCGTCCTGATGAAGGCCCCCCGATCGTATACCTGCGAGGATGTCCTTGAACTGCATTGCCACGGCGGTGTTCTCGTGGTCGAGCAGGTCCTGTCGCTCTGTCTGCAGCACGGGGCGCGCCTGGCCGAACCGGGTGAGTTTACCCGGCGTGCCTTTCTCAATGGAAGAATCGATCTGGCGCAGGCTGAAGCGGTCATGGACATTATCGGTTCGCAGACTGAGGCTGCCCTGCAGCAAGCCCAGCGTCAGCGGGAGGGGCTGCTTTCGCAGCGAATCGAGGACGTTCGGAGCCACCTTCTCAAGGCTCTGGCGCTTGTTGAAGCCTATATCGATTTTCCCGAAGATGACCTGGGCGATACCGATCTTAACGGCATTACCGCGGAGGTCTCCCATGCCGCTTCACTTGTGGACACTTTGCTGTCCGGGTTTGACGAAGGCCGCAGGTTGCGTGAAGGCATTGCGGTATTGATCATTGGGAAACCGAACGCCGGTAAATCCAGCCTGCTTAACCGCCTGCTCAACGAAAACCGCGCCATTGTGACGCATCTGCCCGGCACGACTCGTGATATCATCGAAGAATCCATCAACCTCGGCGGATTACCGGTACGCCTTCTGGATACCGCCGGCATCCGCCATACCGACTGTCTGGTGGAGCAGGAGGGTATCGCCCGCGCCCTGGAAAAGATCCCCCAGGCCGACCTTGTGCTTTTTGTACTCGATGCATCCGATTCTTTCGGGCCTGAAGACCAGTTGATCAGGGAAGCACTGGCGGACGCGCGAACCGTGGTGGTGCTCAATAAATCCGATCTGCCGTCACAGATGGTACTGCCTGCTGATCTCGCCGCCGGGGAACACGTAGCCATTTCTTCCCGGACCGGCGAAGGGGTGGACGCACTTAGGGAACTGGTAAGGTCCTCGTTTCTGCGCAGTTCCGTTGACAACCGCGAATTCATTGCCATTTCCCGGGCTCGTCACCGTGATGCGCTGGTGTCCGCCAGTAGAACTCTGCAAAGCGTACTTACAGGGTTTGCCATGGGTGTGGAACTGGAACTGGCGGCCGTCGATCTGCGTGAGGCATTAACGGCTGTTGGTTCCGTCACCGGCCACGTAACCAACGATGATGTGCTGGATGTTGTCTTTTCTTCCTTTTGTATCGGCAAATAG
- a CDS encoding ribonuclease D, whose amino-acid sequence MTLSTPQSGTCEMIIRPERLAEVAAIISRGTEVAVDLEMDSLHHYREKVCLIQISTRTESWLIDPLALKDLSPLAVPLSNPDILTVMHGADYDIRSLHRDFGIEVGNLFDTMIASRFLGITEFGLAALLKARFGIELNKKYQKADWSKRPLSPEMCAYATADTADLLPLYDQLRAELVEKGRLSWQEEECRLVCGARVTEKEGPLFLSSKGAGKFKGRGLAILEALLQMRDSQARELDRPPFKVISAETLQEIADKRPRTFGDLAAIKGMTSGQVHRYGERILAAVSAALALPEQDLPRFPRQRREEPSESSKERLKRLKSWRQEKSRLLELEPGVVAPNWLLESIAEANPACGEDFEGIAGMREWQKGLFGKELLAELASAEPVPE is encoded by the coding sequence TTGACCTTATCAACGCCGCAAAGCGGCACGTGTGAGATGATAATCCGGCCGGAGAGGCTGGCCGAAGTGGCGGCAATCATTAGCCGCGGAACAGAAGTAGCTGTGGATCTGGAGATGGACTCGCTTCACCATTACCGTGAAAAGGTTTGCCTGATTCAGATATCCACCCGTACCGAAAGCTGGCTAATCGATCCGCTGGCGCTGAAAGATCTGTCGCCGCTGGCCGTACCCTTGAGCAATCCGGACATCCTGACGGTAATGCATGGTGCCGATTACGACATCAGGTCACTGCACCGGGATTTTGGCATCGAGGTCGGCAATCTGTTCGACACGATGATCGCCTCCCGTTTTCTGGGTATTACGGAATTCGGCCTGGCCGCCCTGCTGAAGGCCCGTTTTGGAATCGAGCTGAACAAAAAATACCAGAAGGCCGATTGGAGCAAGCGGCCGCTCAGCCCTGAGATGTGTGCCTATGCCACTGCTGACACGGCTGATCTGCTTCCGTTGTACGACCAGCTGCGTGCGGAACTGGTGGAAAAAGGACGCCTCTCCTGGCAGGAAGAGGAGTGCCGGCTGGTATGTGGGGCGCGGGTCACCGAAAAGGAAGGACCTCTTTTTCTGTCCAGCAAAGGAGCCGGCAAATTCAAAGGGCGCGGCCTGGCCATCCTGGAGGCCCTGCTGCAGATGCGCGACAGTCAGGCCCGGGAGCTCGACCGTCCCCCTTTCAAGGTGATCTCGGCAGAAACGCTTCAGGAAATCGCCGATAAAAGACCCCGCACCTTCGGCGACCTGGCTGCAATCAAAGGAATGACCTCCGGACAGGTTCACCGTTACGGGGAGAGAATTCTGGCGGCGGTTTCGGCTGCCCTGGCACTGCCCGAGCAGGATCTGCCCCGCTTTCCGCGGCAGCGGCGCGAGGAACCCAGCGAGAGCAGCAAAGAGCGTCTCAAACGCCTCAAGTCCTGGCGTCAGGAAAAGAGCCGTCTGCTGGAGCTGGAACCTGGCGTCGTGGCTCCCAACTGGCTGCTGGAGTCGATTGCCGAGGCCAATCCGGCCTGCGGGGAGGACTTTGAAGGCATCGCCGGCATGCGGGAGTGGCAAAAAGGGTTATTCGGCAAGGAGCTGCTGGCGGAACTGGCCTCAGCGGAACCGGTGCCGGAATAG
- the mqnC gene encoding cyclic dehypoxanthinyl futalosine synthase — protein sequence MQERKILDAVEGGERIGREEALALLLAGELLSLGRAADRIRSRLHPENLVSFVVDRNVNYTNICESKCSFCAFYRDQSADDAYVLSQDTILTKIAELVDQGGTQLLMQGGLNPALKIGFFEEMFREIKRSFPGIQNHSLSPAEITCIATASELSLDETLVRLKKAGLDSVPGGGAEILVDEVRGSISPNKIGWRKWGEVMLKAAGLGMPTTATMMFGSSERPQDIVEHLFRIRELQDAGGSFTAFIPWTYQPGNTELGGVTATGVEYLKVLALSRIVLDNVANIQASWVTQGDKMAQVALFFGANDLGGTMLEENVVAAAGCSFRMSREEMISLIQQAGFRAAQRTTTYQILREF from the coding sequence ATGCAAGAACGGAAAATACTTGATGCCGTCGAGGGGGGTGAGCGCATTGGCCGGGAGGAGGCGCTGGCCCTTCTGCTCGCCGGCGAGTTGCTCTCCCTGGGCAGGGCCGCGGATCGGATACGGAGCCGGCTTCATCCTGAGAATCTGGTGTCGTTCGTCGTGGACCGCAACGTCAATTACACCAATATCTGCGAGTCCAAGTGTTCGTTCTGCGCCTTTTATCGCGATCAGTCCGCAGATGACGCCTATGTACTGTCACAGGATACGATTCTCACCAAGATCGCCGAACTGGTCGACCAGGGGGGAACCCAGCTGCTGATGCAGGGGGGCCTTAATCCCGCCCTCAAGATCGGTTTCTTCGAAGAGATGTTCCGGGAGATAAAGAGATCGTTTCCCGGCATCCAGAACCATTCTCTTTCGCCGGCCGAGATTACCTGCATTGCCACTGCTTCGGAACTGTCGCTGGACGAGACGCTGGTGCGCCTCAAGAAGGCGGGCCTGGATTCCGTCCCCGGAGGGGGTGCCGAGATCCTGGTGGATGAGGTGCGCGGTAGTATCTCCCCCAACAAGATCGGCTGGCGAAAGTGGGGCGAGGTGATGCTCAAGGCGGCCGGGCTCGGCATGCCGACCACCGCTACCATGATGTTCGGCAGCAGCGAACGTCCCCAGGATATCGTCGAGCACCTGTTCCGGATCCGGGAGCTGCAGGACGCCGGCGGATCGTTCACCGCTTTCATTCCCTGGACCTATCAGCCGGGAAATACCGAATTGGGGGGCGTCACCGCCACCGGAGTCGAGTATCTCAAGGTACTGGCGCTATCCCGCATCGTGCTGGATAATGTTGCCAATATCCAGGCCAGCTGGGTCACACAGGGGGACAAGATGGCCCAGGTAGCACTATTTTTCGGTGCCAACGACCTCGGCGGGACCATGCTGGAAGAGAATGTCGTGGCCGCCGCCGGGTGCAGCTTCCGCATGTCCCGGGAAGAGATGATCTCCCTGATTCAACAGGCCGGTTTTCGGGCTGCCCAACGCACAACTACATACCAGATACTCAGGGAGTTTTAG
- a CDS encoding YbgC/FadM family acyl-CoA thioesterase: protein MDIRVYYEDTDAAGIVYHANYLRFFERARTEYLRERGLSVSELAAKGQVFPVIRMEIDLKAPARHDDLLVVVTRPVRCGKSSFTLCQQILRKLDGRLLVDSLITLACIGENLRAKRIPEEVRQVLDQELTAAGGPV from the coding sequence ATGGATATTCGCGTTTACTATGAAGATACCGATGCAGCAGGGATTGTCTACCATGCCAACTACCTGCGGTTTTTCGAGCGCGCGCGTACCGAATATCTTCGTGAGCGAGGACTCTCGGTGTCGGAGCTGGCTGCAAAAGGGCAGGTGTTTCCGGTCATCAGAATGGAAATAGACCTGAAAGCGCCGGCTCGGCACGATGATCTCCTGGTGGTGGTGACCCGACCGGTTCGATGCGGTAAAAGCTCTTTCACGCTTTGTCAGCAGATCCTGCGCAAGCTTGATGGCAGGCTCCTGGTCGATTCCCTGATCACCCTGGCCTGCATTGGAGAGAACCTGCGTGCCAAGCGCATACCCGAAGAGGTCCGCCAGGTACTGGATCAAGAATTGACTGCAGCCGGCGGGCCGGTCTAA
- the mnmG gene encoding tRNA uridine-5-carboxymethylaminomethyl(34) synthesis enzyme MnmG — translation MINYDLHYDVVVVGAGHAGCEAALAAARMGCMTLLLTINLDAIALMSCNPAIGGLAKGHLVKEIDALGGEMARNIDATGIQFRILNTRKGQAVRASRAQADKQLYRLRMKRVLEEQENLHVKQAEVTALHFEGDELRGVDTRSGIRFLATTVILTTGTFMRGLIHIGLTNYPGGRAGDLPSIGLSEQLKNIGFEVGRLKTGTPARLDKRTIDFSRLEAQYGDDPPMPFSFSTGAITMPQVPCHIAYTNPRSHEIIRSGLDRSPLYAGIIEGIGPRYCPSIEDKVMRFPDKDRHQTFIEPEGLDTVEVYPSGMSTSLPIDVQIAFYRSMLGLERVEIMRPAYAIEYDYIDPIQLHASLETKRCRNLYHAGQINGTSGYEEAAAQGIMAGINAALRVKGKEPLLLSRSESYIGVMIDDLVTMGTKEPYRMFTSRAEYRLLLREDNADLRLREKGHAIGLVPEEEYARFLQKREQILAEHERMRTTRLVMDTRQESFLEQRGLSDIQKGTSLEQLMRRPEITYADIAEFDDVSRETSPAVREQVEIQIKYQGYIERQLDQIERARRFEETRLPEDIDYLSMGGLTTEVREKLAKNRPDTLGQASRIPGITPAAISVLSIALKAYHKQDIEEAHV, via the coding sequence ATGATCAATTACGACCTGCATTATGATGTGGTGGTAGTCGGCGCTGGACACGCCGGTTGTGAAGCTGCCCTGGCAGCTGCGCGTATGGGGTGCATGACCTTGCTGCTGACCATCAACCTGGATGCCATTGCTTTGATGTCCTGCAACCCGGCCATCGGCGGCCTTGCCAAAGGTCACCTGGTAAAAGAGATCGATGCCCTAGGGGGGGAAATGGCCAGGAACATCGATGCCACCGGCATACAGTTCCGCATTCTGAACACCCGGAAAGGGCAGGCTGTGCGCGCCTCTCGGGCGCAAGCCGACAAGCAGTTGTACCGGCTACGAATGAAGCGTGTGTTGGAGGAACAGGAAAATCTGCACGTAAAGCAGGCCGAAGTAACGGCCCTCCATTTCGAGGGGGACGAGTTGAGGGGAGTGGACACGCGTTCAGGAATCCGCTTTTTGGCAACTACCGTGATTCTTACCACCGGTACCTTCATGCGGGGTCTGATTCACATCGGGTTGACCAATTACCCGGGGGGTAGAGCCGGCGATCTCCCCTCCATCGGTCTATCCGAGCAATTGAAAAACATCGGATTCGAAGTGGGTCGTCTGAAGACCGGCACGCCGGCACGCCTGGACAAGCGCACCATTGATTTTAGCCGGCTTGAGGCACAGTATGGCGACGATCCGCCGATGCCTTTTTCCTTCTCGACCGGGGCCATAACGATGCCCCAGGTGCCCTGCCACATCGCCTATACCAATCCCCGCTCGCATGAGATCATTCGCTCCGGGCTCGACCGCTCACCCCTGTACGCCGGAATCATAGAGGGTATTGGGCCGCGCTACTGTCCTTCGATCGAGGACAAGGTGATGCGATTCCCCGACAAGGATCGTCACCAGACCTTTATAGAGCCAGAAGGACTGGACACCGTCGAGGTGTACCCCAGCGGCATGTCGACATCACTCCCGATCGATGTCCAGATCGCCTTTTATCGCTCCATGCTGGGGCTGGAGCGGGTTGAGATCATGCGTCCCGCCTATGCCATCGAATATGATTACATCGATCCGATCCAGCTGCATGCCTCGCTGGAAACAAAGCGCTGCCGCAATCTGTATCATGCCGGCCAGATCAACGGCACCTCGGGCTATGAAGAGGCCGCCGCCCAGGGCATCATGGCCGGCATAAACGCGGCCTTGCGTGTTAAGGGTAAGGAACCGCTGCTCCTGTCCCGAAGCGAATCCTATATCGGGGTCATGATCGACGATCTCGTGACCATGGGAACTAAAGAGCCGTACCGGATGTTCACGTCCCGGGCGGAATACCGTCTACTGTTGCGGGAGGACAACGCCGACCTGCGGCTGCGCGAAAAGGGACATGCAATCGGATTGGTGCCGGAAGAGGAGTATGCACGCTTCCTTCAGAAGCGGGAACAGATCCTTGCCGAGCATGAGCGTATGCGGACCACCCGACTGGTCATGGATACGCGGCAGGAAAGTTTTCTCGAACAGCGCGGCCTTTCCGATATCCAGAAGGGGACTTCCCTGGAGCAGTTAATGCGCCGTCCGGAAATTACCTATGCGGATATAGCCGAATTTGACGATGTTTCACGTGAAACATCACCGGCAGTGCGGGAACAGGTGGAAATTCAAATCAAATATCAGGGATATATCGAACGGCAACTGGATCAGATCGAGCGGGCACGCCGTTTTGAGGAGACTCGCCTGCCGGAGGATATCGACTACTTGAGTATGGGAGGGTTGACGACCGAGGTCCGTGAAAAGCTGGCCAAGAATCGGCCCGATACACTGGGGCAGGCCTCTCGCATCCCGGGGATTACGCCGGCGGCCATCTCGGTGCTGTCGATCGCCCTAAAGGCGTATCATAAGCAAGACATAGAGGAGGCACACGTTTGA